A window of Mangifera indica cultivar Alphonso chromosome 13, CATAS_Mindica_2.1, whole genome shotgun sequence contains these coding sequences:
- the LOC123194947 gene encoding uncharacterized protein LOC123194947, with protein sequence MEYFMLFGFVGILRESLKIFCKNGKLMASLSLLTLSLFSLFYLCYVFSIKPVITDFLLKQSLLPVTDPKSSEFFLLLLDLKDDIRAFVGIEWIYVLITTAVSLFFTTAAIIAAAMVHGGRNLNFKELLISTIISFKKVLFTWFYTTLLGLGFVFLVVAYLLPMVVLVQQPLAAKVLAVILVILASVLYIYLAVIWILAFVVSVWEKKRGVEALGKAAQIVKGMQLTGFLLNLVFTVLFMVPYGMNMMLGILYCQCKKIHGEKVELQWGSGYNKVPKLPLLDESLA encoded by the exons ATGGAATATTTCATGCTCTTCGGCTTTGTGGGAATTCTCAGGGAATCTCTCAAAATCTTCTGCAAAAATGGGAAGCTCATGGCTTCTCTCTCCTTGTTAACACTCTCACTTTTCTCTTTATTCTACTTGTGCTATGTCTTTTCCATCAAGCCAGTCATCACCGACTTCCTCCTCAAGCAAAGTCTTCTGCCGGTCACCGACCCCAAAAGCTCGGAgttcttcctcctcctcctcgACTTAAAAGACGACATCAGAGCATTTGTCGGCATAGAATGGATCTACGTTCTCATCACCACTGCCGTCTCTTTGTTCTTCACGACAGCTGCAATCATCGCAGCTGCCATGGTTCATGGCGGCAGAAACTTAAACTTCAAGGAACTGTTGATATCAACCATAATATCATTCAAAAAAGTTCTCTTTACTTGGTTTTACACCACCCTTTTAGGGCTcggttttgtttttcttgtcgTGGCGTATCTTCTCCCCATGGTGGTTCTTGTGCAGCAGCCTCTCGCAGCGAAAGTCCTGGCTGTAATCCTTGTAATTCTAGCTTCGGTTCTCTATATTTACTTGGCTGTCATCTGGATTTTAGCCTTTGTTGTCTCAGTATGGGAAAAGAAAAGGGGAGTCGAGGCACTTGGAAAGGCAGCGCAGATAGTTAAGGGCATGCAGCTGACTGGTTTTCTTCTGAATCTTGTGTTTACAGTATTGTTCATGGTGCCTTATGGAATGAATATGATGCTGGGAA TATTGTACTGCCAGTGCAAGAAAATCCATGGAGAAAAAGTGGAATTGCAGTGGGGTTCAGGGTATAATAAAGTGCCAAAACTTCCTCTTCTTGATGAGAGTTTGGCATGA
- the LOC123194949 gene encoding uncharacterized protein LOC123194949, giving the protein MASHMVLGLVDILRDALKIFYRNRKLMASFTLITLSLFSLLYLFNIFSMKPLLTKWITDQSRLLFTSPNTPEYANLLVAAHKDMRVFIAFYGYVAVVWTLVLVVSVLEESYGIEALEKAAILLKAWKCTDFSLILQSQFFFVLC; this is encoded by the exons atGGCATCACATATGGTTCTTGGTTTGGTGGATATTCTCAGAGATGCCCTCAAAATCTTCTACAGAAATAGGAAGCTCATGGCCTCTTTCACCTTAATCACCCTCTCACTTTTCTCTCTCCTTTACTTGTTCAATATTTTCTCTATGAAACCATTGCTCACAAAATGGATAACTGACCAAAGCCGCCTCCTTTTCACCAGCCCCAACACCCCGGAATATGCTAACCTTCTTGTTGCAGCACATAAAGACATGAGAGTATTTATTG CTTTCTATGGTTACGTGGCTGTTGTATGGACTTTAGTTCTTGTTGTTTCAGTGCTTGAAGAAAGCTATGGAATTGAGGCCCTTGAGAAGGCGGCAATATTGTTAAAGGCATGGAAATGCACGGATTTCTCGTTAATATTGCAATCACAATTCTTTTTTGTATTGTGCTAG